One segment of Drosophila ananassae strain 14024-0371.13 chromosome 3R, ASM1763931v2, whole genome shotgun sequence DNA contains the following:
- the LOC6496916 gene encoding uncharacterized protein LOC6496916 isoform X1 — MTGTTAVLFTITIPTKAEEQRQKDGYVQVINGEVATPASTRPASRASTIESLSTIRIGESPEETPQKLAKVRYPPPTIQIQTPDGGSRDQLLNMPLDTAQEEVLRKILRKFHIPNAIWLPSLEGTSFHVSFSMEFDERYESLYDALQEWGIGDREGSSVSVVSCLANRSYVQREFQEEQEDQPSSSENITAQKQGIWNRFMNSVRSRLNVAQIVRDVRQDAAITFDFCILLVSAAYLYLLRILASFGLVENSTIFLASSMLISPLMGPIIAAIFGTVIQDRSLRRLGMLNELIGILTATLVGFLFGLVVCTTNQKYAIGEGLTEEMLSRCDLHSLVVGVFTAIPSGAAAAIGILGGNIGSLVGVAISASLLPPAVNSGLLWAVACIYKFFESDDTLYRDVVKTRKYSDNQATELAVLGTISMCLTISNVLCVYLMGILVLKIKEIAPVIGRKNRQFWKHDIKLARHGNVATEAEIIDELMANLATEDQKALGTINRQFLRHLDETGYQHTWSPLSNRHSYSVQPPGAAFSTIHRLEELYTMLGNGQLPEERRHRRSVVSRPSQRSHDVAIQLSPPQPRPRFASMPSKVGKDQSIQEHVIQGPSNKRFTVTPAQDDEQLPRETH; from the exons ATGACGGGAACCACCGCTGTACTTTTCACCATCACGATTCCCACTAAAGCCGAGGAGCAACGCCAGAAAGATGGATATGTTCAGGTCATCAATGGAGAGGTGGCTACTCCAGCCTCAACCCGTCCCGCCAGCAGAGCTTCCACGATCGAGAGCCTCTCTACCATCCGAATTGGTGAATCGCCGGAGGAGACGCCTCAGAAATTGGCGAAAGTCCGATACCCTCCACCCACCATCCAAATTCAGACTCCTGATGGCGGCTCCAGGGATCAGCTCCTCAACATGCCACTGGACACCGCTCAGGAGGAAGTGCTGCGAAAGATCCTGCGAAAGTTCCACATTCCCAATGCCATATGGTTGCCCAGTTTAGAGGGCACGTCCTTCCACGTCAGTTTTTCCATGGAGTTTGACGAACGTTACGAGAGTCTCTATGACGCGCTCCAGGAATGGGGCATTGGCGATCGCGAAGGGTCGTCAGTTTCCGTGGTCAGCTGCTTGGCCAACAGGTCCTACGTCCAGAGAGAGTTccaggaggagcaggaggatcAGCCATCAAGTAGCGA GAATATCACTGCCCAGAAGCAGGGAATCTGGAATAGGTTTATGAACTCGGTGCGATCCCGCTTGAATGTGGCCCAGATTGTCAGAGATGTGAGGCAGGATGCGGCTATAACCTTTGACTTTTGTATACTCCTGGTATCGGCAGC tTATCTTTATCTTCTTAGAATCCTGGCCAGCTTTGGTTTAGTGGAAAACAGTACCATCTTCTTGGCCTCCAGCATGCTGATCTCACCTCTAATGGGCCCAATTATAGCAGCCATTTTCGGAACAGTGATCCAGGATCGATCGCTTCGTAGACTAGGCATGCTTAACGAACTTATAGGCATCCTGACAGCCACCCTGGTTGGCTTCCTCTTCGGCCTGGTTGTGTGCACAACGAATCAGAAATACGCCATCGGAGAAGGACTCACGGAAGAAATGCTATCCCGCTGCGATCTTCACTCGCTGGTTGTGGGAGTTTTTACGGCGATTCCCtcaggagcagcagctgccATCGGCATCCTGGGCGGCAACATAGGGTCATTGGTGGGAGTGGCAATATCCGCATCCTTGCTGCCGCCGGCGGTTAACTCAGGACTGCTTTGGGCCGTGGCCTGCATCTACAAGTTCTTCGAGAGCGATGATACCTTATACAGAGACGTGGTCAAGACACGTAAGTACTCGGATAACCAGGCGACGGAACTGGCAGTGCTGGGGACCATCAGCATGTGTCTGACCATCTCCAACGTCCTGTGCGTATACCTTATGGGCATCCTCGTGCTCAAGATCAAGGAAATAGCTCCAGTGATTGGGCGAAAGAACAGGCAATTCTGGAAGCATGACATCAAGCTGGCAAGACACGGAAATGTCGCGACGGAGGCCGAGATAATAGACGAATTGATGGCCAATTTGGCCACCGAAGACCAAAAGGCTTTGGGCACCATCAACCGGCAGTTCTTACGACACCTGGACGAAACAGGCTATCAGCACACCTGGTCGCCATTGAGCAATCGTCACAGCTACTCGGTGCAGCCGCCTGGAGCAGCTTTCTCAACCATCCACCGCCTGGAGGAGCTATACACGATGCTTGGAAATGGCCAGCTGCCGGAAGAGCGACGTCATCGTCGCAGTGTGGTCAGCCGGCCATCACAAAGAAGCCATGATGTTGCTATCCAACTAAGTCCTCCTCAACCC CGCCCCCGCTTTGCCAGCATGCCCTCGAAAGTGGGCAAGGATCAGTCGATCCAGGAACATGTCATACAAGGCCCCAGCAACAAGCGGTTCACGGTCACGCCAGCGCAGGACGATGAGCAGCTGCCTCGAGAAACCCATTAA
- the LOC6496916 gene encoding uncharacterized protein LOC6496916 isoform X2 produces the protein MTGTTAVLFTITIPTKAEEQRQKDGYVQVINGEVATPASTRPASRASTIESLSTIRIGESPEETPQKLAKVRYPPPTIQIQTPDGGSRDQLLNMPLDTAQEEVLRKILRKFHIPNAIWLPSLEGTSFHVSFSMEFDERYESLYDALQEWGIGDREGSSVSVVSCLANRSYVQREFQEEQEDQPSSSENITAQKQGIWNRFMNSVRSRLNVAQIVRDVRQDAAITFDFCILLVSAAILASFGLVENSTIFLASSMLISPLMGPIIAAIFGTVIQDRSLRRLGMLNELIGILTATLVGFLFGLVVCTTNQKYAIGEGLTEEMLSRCDLHSLVVGVFTAIPSGAAAAIGILGGNIGSLVGVAISASLLPPAVNSGLLWAVACIYKFFESDDTLYRDVVKTRKYSDNQATELAVLGTISMCLTISNVLCVYLMGILVLKIKEIAPVIGRKNRQFWKHDIKLARHGNVATEAEIIDELMANLATEDQKALGTINRQFLRHLDETGYQHTWSPLSNRHSYSVQPPGAAFSTIHRLEELYTMLGNGQLPEERRHRRSVVSRPSQRSHDVAIQLSPPQPRPRFASMPSKVGKDQSIQEHVIQGPSNKRFTVTPAQDDEQLPRETH, from the exons ATGACGGGAACCACCGCTGTACTTTTCACCATCACGATTCCCACTAAAGCCGAGGAGCAACGCCAGAAAGATGGATATGTTCAGGTCATCAATGGAGAGGTGGCTACTCCAGCCTCAACCCGTCCCGCCAGCAGAGCTTCCACGATCGAGAGCCTCTCTACCATCCGAATTGGTGAATCGCCGGAGGAGACGCCTCAGAAATTGGCGAAAGTCCGATACCCTCCACCCACCATCCAAATTCAGACTCCTGATGGCGGCTCCAGGGATCAGCTCCTCAACATGCCACTGGACACCGCTCAGGAGGAAGTGCTGCGAAAGATCCTGCGAAAGTTCCACATTCCCAATGCCATATGGTTGCCCAGTTTAGAGGGCACGTCCTTCCACGTCAGTTTTTCCATGGAGTTTGACGAACGTTACGAGAGTCTCTATGACGCGCTCCAGGAATGGGGCATTGGCGATCGCGAAGGGTCGTCAGTTTCCGTGGTCAGCTGCTTGGCCAACAGGTCCTACGTCCAGAGAGAGTTccaggaggagcaggaggatcAGCCATCAAGTAGCGA GAATATCACTGCCCAGAAGCAGGGAATCTGGAATAGGTTTATGAACTCGGTGCGATCCCGCTTGAATGTGGCCCAGATTGTCAGAGATGTGAGGCAGGATGCGGCTATAACCTTTGACTTTTGTATACTCCTGGTATCGGCAGC AATCCTGGCCAGCTTTGGTTTAGTGGAAAACAGTACCATCTTCTTGGCCTCCAGCATGCTGATCTCACCTCTAATGGGCCCAATTATAGCAGCCATTTTCGGAACAGTGATCCAGGATCGATCGCTTCGTAGACTAGGCATGCTTAACGAACTTATAGGCATCCTGACAGCCACCCTGGTTGGCTTCCTCTTCGGCCTGGTTGTGTGCACAACGAATCAGAAATACGCCATCGGAGAAGGACTCACGGAAGAAATGCTATCCCGCTGCGATCTTCACTCGCTGGTTGTGGGAGTTTTTACGGCGATTCCCtcaggagcagcagctgccATCGGCATCCTGGGCGGCAACATAGGGTCATTGGTGGGAGTGGCAATATCCGCATCCTTGCTGCCGCCGGCGGTTAACTCAGGACTGCTTTGGGCCGTGGCCTGCATCTACAAGTTCTTCGAGAGCGATGATACCTTATACAGAGACGTGGTCAAGACACGTAAGTACTCGGATAACCAGGCGACGGAACTGGCAGTGCTGGGGACCATCAGCATGTGTCTGACCATCTCCAACGTCCTGTGCGTATACCTTATGGGCATCCTCGTGCTCAAGATCAAGGAAATAGCTCCAGTGATTGGGCGAAAGAACAGGCAATTCTGGAAGCATGACATCAAGCTGGCAAGACACGGAAATGTCGCGACGGAGGCCGAGATAATAGACGAATTGATGGCCAATTTGGCCACCGAAGACCAAAAGGCTTTGGGCACCATCAACCGGCAGTTCTTACGACACCTGGACGAAACAGGCTATCAGCACACCTGGTCGCCATTGAGCAATCGTCACAGCTACTCGGTGCAGCCGCCTGGAGCAGCTTTCTCAACCATCCACCGCCTGGAGGAGCTATACACGATGCTTGGAAATGGCCAGCTGCCGGAAGAGCGACGTCATCGTCGCAGTGTGGTCAGCCGGCCATCACAAAGAAGCCATGATGTTGCTATCCAACTAAGTCCTCCTCAACCC CGCCCCCGCTTTGCCAGCATGCCCTCGAAAGTGGGCAAGGATCAGTCGATCCAGGAACATGTCATACAAGGCCCCAGCAACAAGCGGTTCACGGTCACGCCAGCGCAGGACGATGAGCAGCTGCCTCGAGAAACCCATTAA
- the LOC6496916 gene encoding uncharacterized protein LOC6496916 isoform X3, protein MGHWRSRRVVSFRGQLLGQQVLRPERVPGGAGGSAIKNITAQKQGIWNRFMNSVRSRLNVAQIVRDVRQDAAITFDFCILLVSAAYLYLLRILASFGLVENSTIFLASSMLISPLMGPIIAAIFGTVIQDRSLRRLGMLNELIGILTATLVGFLFGLVVCTTNQKYAIGEGLTEEMLSRCDLHSLVVGVFTAIPSGAAAAIGILGGNIGSLVGVAISASLLPPAVNSGLLWAVACIYKFFESDDTLYRDVVKTRKYSDNQATELAVLGTISMCLTISNVLCVYLMGILVLKIKEIAPVIGRKNRQFWKHDIKLARHGNVATEAEIIDELMANLATEDQKALGTINRQFLRHLDETGYQHTWSPLSNRHSYSVQPPGAAFSTIHRLEELYTMLGNGQLPEERRHRRSVVSRPSQRSHDVAIQLSPPQPRPRFASMPSKVGKDQSIQEHVIQGPSNKRFTVTPAQDDEQLPRETH, encoded by the exons ATGGGGCATTGGCGATCGCGAAGGGTCGTCAGTTTCCGTGGTCAGCTGCTTGGCCAACAGGTCCTACGTCCAGAGAGAGTTccaggaggagcaggaggatcAGCCATCAA GAATATCACTGCCCAGAAGCAGGGAATCTGGAATAGGTTTATGAACTCGGTGCGATCCCGCTTGAATGTGGCCCAGATTGTCAGAGATGTGAGGCAGGATGCGGCTATAACCTTTGACTTTTGTATACTCCTGGTATCGGCAGC tTATCTTTATCTTCTTAGAATCCTGGCCAGCTTTGGTTTAGTGGAAAACAGTACCATCTTCTTGGCCTCCAGCATGCTGATCTCACCTCTAATGGGCCCAATTATAGCAGCCATTTTCGGAACAGTGATCCAGGATCGATCGCTTCGTAGACTAGGCATGCTTAACGAACTTATAGGCATCCTGACAGCCACCCTGGTTGGCTTCCTCTTCGGCCTGGTTGTGTGCACAACGAATCAGAAATACGCCATCGGAGAAGGACTCACGGAAGAAATGCTATCCCGCTGCGATCTTCACTCGCTGGTTGTGGGAGTTTTTACGGCGATTCCCtcaggagcagcagctgccATCGGCATCCTGGGCGGCAACATAGGGTCATTGGTGGGAGTGGCAATATCCGCATCCTTGCTGCCGCCGGCGGTTAACTCAGGACTGCTTTGGGCCGTGGCCTGCATCTACAAGTTCTTCGAGAGCGATGATACCTTATACAGAGACGTGGTCAAGACACGTAAGTACTCGGATAACCAGGCGACGGAACTGGCAGTGCTGGGGACCATCAGCATGTGTCTGACCATCTCCAACGTCCTGTGCGTATACCTTATGGGCATCCTCGTGCTCAAGATCAAGGAAATAGCTCCAGTGATTGGGCGAAAGAACAGGCAATTCTGGAAGCATGACATCAAGCTGGCAAGACACGGAAATGTCGCGACGGAGGCCGAGATAATAGACGAATTGATGGCCAATTTGGCCACCGAAGACCAAAAGGCTTTGGGCACCATCAACCGGCAGTTCTTACGACACCTGGACGAAACAGGCTATCAGCACACCTGGTCGCCATTGAGCAATCGTCACAGCTACTCGGTGCAGCCGCCTGGAGCAGCTTTCTCAACCATCCACCGCCTGGAGGAGCTATACACGATGCTTGGAAATGGCCAGCTGCCGGAAGAGCGACGTCATCGTCGCAGTGTGGTCAGCCGGCCATCACAAAGAAGCCATGATGTTGCTATCCAACTAAGTCCTCCTCAACCC CGCCCCCGCTTTGCCAGCATGCCCTCGAAAGTGGGCAAGGATCAGTCGATCCAGGAACATGTCATACAAGGCCCCAGCAACAAGCGGTTCACGGTCACGCCAGCGCAGGACGATGAGCAGCTGCCTCGAGAAACCCATTAA
- the LOC6498604 gene encoding peptidyl-tRNA hydrolase ICT1, mitochondrial translates to MNKITRAFISVLRQNSSSGGNSTVLGRQLSYKSDLSLDKIYPSARLQIYTPPPPPPGSDNKFNGFIPIDKLEITYSRSSGPGGQHVNTVNTKVDLRFKVAEADWIPEQTRQKLLKTLANRITKEGYYYIKSDLTRSQQMNLADALEKLRTIIRAQEAAEASPPSEETLEKLRRRQERAARERLQLKRGRAQVKADRQGPSGVVDF, encoded by the exons atgaataaaatcacACGTGCCTTTATCAGTGTTCTCCGGCAGAACAGCTCCTCTGGGGGAAACAGCACGGTTCTGGGTCGTCAGCTGTCCTACAAGAGTGATTTGTCGCTGGACAAGATATACCCCAGTGCGAGACTGCAAATCTACACGCCGCCCCCACCG CCTCCTGGCAGCGACAATAAGTTCAACGGCTTCATCCCCATAGACAAGCTGGAGATCACCTACAGTCGCAGCTCTGGACCCGGTGGCCAGCATGTGAACACGGTCAACACCAAAGTGGACCTGCGCTTCAAGGTGGCGGAGGCTGACTGGATTCCCGAGCAAACACGCCAAAAGCTACTTAAGACCCTCGCCAACCGGATTACCAAGGAGGGCTACTACTACATCAAGAGCGACCTGACCCGATCGCAACAAATGAACCTGGCCGATGCGTTGGAAAAGCTACGTACCATTATTCGCGCCCAGGAGGCAGCGGAAGCCAGTCCACCCAGTGAAGAGACCCTGGAGAAGCTACGTCGCCGCCAGGAGCGAGCAGCTCGCGAACGACTGCAACTGAAAAGAGGCCGCGCCCAGGTGAAGGCGGATCGTCAGGGACCCAGTGGAGTAGTGGACTTCTAA